The DNA sequence TGGAAAACTTCTTTGAATTGTGAATATTGCAAATCTTAGATCGCAGGATGTACTTTTGAAAAAGACTATCTCTGTATTTAAATATGGCATATTTGATTTTGTGTTCACCTATGCCAGTGTTTTGCCCATATTCTAGTTTATTTCAGTGGACTAAATAGACTATTTCTTATGAAAAATCAAAGAGTGCCAAAAACAAACTCATTAAACACATAGTAACTGctgtaaaaaaagtaaaagttaaaattctGTAAACTAAATGAACAATGAAATCTGGCTGCTAAATCTCTGCTAgacattgatttatatgttttttgGGGGCGAGAGAGCAAAGTGTTCTGTTTTCTAGggtcaagtattttattttattctttgcctcAGTTGACCTCCTCTTTTGAAAAGCCATCCCTATAAGCCATTCCAAACTGACTGCCTCATGTTATCCAATATCCATAAACTGcaatattctatttaatttactCATTAGACAAAAACCAATGAGTGATTCAGAGGTGAATAAGATTTTCCTACGCACAAAAAACTTACATACAAAAGAAGGAAGACTATATATACCCCAAACCTACAATACAAGACAAACTATACAATGATAAAAGTAAAGAGGTAAAACCAGGTATAGGAGTTGAGAGAACAGAGAGATGATGTAAATGGTATCACATATCTTAAAGATATCTTATTTTCTGGATAGTCTTATGCAATCagtattttattacattattttgtaCTCTGTGAGGGCAGCATactaacaaaaattattttgtgcaTAAATTGCTATAGATATGAAATTTTGACACCTTACATGTTCGGAGGGCATATTTAGTGAGTCATAGACTCTGAGTACCCCACTTGACAGTTTACTCTTTCTAATGGAAATAGAGATCAAGATAAGATAAGAGGAAATGTAAACCAAATTAAAAGTTGTTTAGTGAatgtatacattattattattttcctggcATAAGCTATATAAAAGGGCATTAAAATATTactgttattaatattaatatgttCAACATGTTGAGGCATAAAATCAGATTTttgtataaaagtatttttagaaaacttaCCTTAATGTTGGAAGGGAGTTGTGATTTGAAGCAAATAACTAATAATATTGACACTTTGAAGATATGTACAGATTACAATAGTGCAATAGTgcagtttataattttcttttagaaacaatttgggggcacctgggtggctcagtgggttgagtgtccgactttggctcaggtcatgatctcacggttcgtgagttcgagccccgtgtcgggctctgtgctgatggctcagagcctggagcctgctccggattctgtgtctccctctctctctgcccctccctcgctcacacttggtctctatctctctcaaaaataaataaacgtaaaaaaaattagaaacaatttgactgtacacttaaaaaaatatttcctagggATTGAAAAAGAAAGTCCACATTTCAGAGCATTAAAAAATACCAGGTGTCTATTATCtctcctataaaataaaatacgtgcACTCTGGTATGATTTCAGATTGGTACAGCAGTGCTCATTATTGGTTTAGATTTGAAGTGAAATgaagaattttgttgtttttcacatTATTCGGGTAACTTAATTGAAACCTGAAAtgtgagcattaaaaaaatattgttgaaatttaGTATTAGGTATTAAATATTCATTGTCATAGTGAGattgttctttcctttgttttcttatctaaacaatcattttatttagttcttttttgcatagtgtcattttgaaaaaatagcTCACTGGGATAACAATGAAATTTGGGTGACAATCACCAAGTAGTGCAAATACTGTGAGATATTGATCTTATGCTAATAGTTGGGGTAATAATAGACTTTTATATTCTGATCCCTAAATTAACTACAgcatttgaatatataattttgtgaCCCTGAAATGACATAATAAATAGCATTTCCCCATTGTTCCAATACCTGCATTTCtgaatgactttttaaacttcttgttcattaaaatttcttgcagtaAATAAGTATTACTAATATGCTATGAGTAAATGAATTATCTTATTCAGCATTAGTTTTGAGTAGGTAGTACtattttgggggaaattttcctttatttgattcctttttttttttttttctctcccccagaaCTAAAAGAGAGTAAATACGAATCATGCCAGAGTGGACAAGAAGAGCCAGTCTCCAAATCCCATCAACGTACTCTGGGATCCTCTCCTAAGCCTAATGGTGTcattggaaaacaaaacatcagGCCGTCTATTTCAGAAAACTCAATCAAGGATGATAGCATTCAGCCTCCTCACCCTGGGGAGTTatcaggaggggaagagagtccCAGGTCCCTGTCATCATCTGATTTGGAATCAGGAAATGAAAGTGAGTGGGCCAAAGACTTCACTGCTACCAGAGCCAGCCTTCCCACACTGTCCTCAAGAACAAGAGACCCTCTTGATATCCTTACCAGGATTTTCCCAAGTTATAGGCGTAGCCGACTAGAAGGCATTCTGCGGTTCTGCAAAGGGGATGTGGTCCAAGCCATTGAACAGGTCCTAAATGGGAAGGAGCACAGACCAGACACCAGGGACCTAGCAAGCTCAGGAGAATTGGCAAATACAGCTTTTCAGAGAGCTTCAAATTTTAGTTTAGGTGGAATTGGTTTTGGAACTCTAGGGAATAAATCagctttctctcctcttcagaCTACGTCTGCCTCTTATGGAGGTGATTCACATCTCTACAGCTTAAACCCCAGACTAGGTATCAATCCGTTACGGCTGGCATATTCCTCTCCAGGAAGAGGGCTATCTGGTTTTATGTCTCCTTACCTCACTCCGGGGTTGGTACCAGCACTGCCTTTTCGGCCAGCTTTGGATTATGCATTTTCAGGAATGATTAGGGATTCTTCCTACCTTCCTAGCAAAGACTCCATAACTGGTGGCAGATTGTATTCCAGGCCAAATCAGGACAATCTGTAATATTTCTGCctattctctctttctggaacatTTCTAGAAGCATGCAACACAACCCTCACATCCACAGCTATTAATGTGTACATTATGTATGTGAGTGGATGACTAGGCCTTATATTTCTGTTTACAACCAATATGATAGATTTGAGATCTAAAGACTTTTCTTTAGcatttattaagtgaaagaagcattTAAACATTATATGTGCCTTGAATAAAGCcatttcaggaaatatttttacttcaatGAATTTTCTCCCTAAAATATCAGTTGTAAGAATTCCTGTTTTAAAActatacttgtttttattttattgaaaaaatggaGTTTATAGTTGTAAAATGTTTATAAGGGTTAAAGTAACCCAGTATATAAAATGAACTAACAGGAAGAATTGAAAAGTTGAGGTAATTCCAAATAACTATTACTTtgaactttttcttcccttctgttccttgtacacaggagagaaaaaacttatttaaagtattttaaagaattttattcacatttaagTGGTTAGTAATAAGTAAAACTTTTGAGAAatttaaattccttatttttttttctgtatgttttattttcattcatttgtgccatttgtgataacaagtgccattaataaaacatttctctTTAAAGCGAACTTTGTAAATCACACAAAGCCTGTGAACTAAATTTTAGCAAATGCGACTGCACCATCTCCTGGCCACTATCACTAATTGCATCTAAGTTCTGGTAAAGTGTAAAAGTTAGAAACAAATGGTTTCCTGATAAGATAAGCTAACCTTGTTTTGAAATGATCATTTTGGATCATGCTACAACTTTCATGTTATAAAGCGAACATCTGCTGTGGGTGaggattttaatctttttttttttttttttaaatctggagaAATACTCCTTTCCGTATGTTGGTGACAATATGGCAGCCATTCTCAAAGGTAAAAATAGTCTTATTCAGATAATTTAAATAGCTGCTCAGATAAATATTGACTGATGGTAGGTAGATGATGCTTAATGTACTGAGGCGAGATATAAAATTTCCAAAGGGGAAATATTATCATTAAATTTTAGAGGATTCTTTGAGgttttaataatactttttgtTCTCCATCTGGAGCATacaaaagctatttattttagTAAGTCGAATGTCCCTGAGAAAACTacttataaaacaattttatgaagttttctttatatgtcatcatttttttttttttaaggacagtagcttctttgttgttgttaggaATAAATGAAAACCCAGCTGTGGTAAAGGATAGTTGATGAGTGAGAAATAGGTTAAACAGTTTGAGCAACACGATTCACTAAAACTTTCTTAGATTATatcagtgtgtatgtgtatatatatgcatatatattttatcagaaaatatattaaatgtgtagTATCTCATCTTGGTATAGGATGTAGATATATTTGATAGAGTATGCATTATTTTTAGTGGTGTGACTATAAGAAAGCAGATCTTGTAAAGACTTGTAATCagtattcattatttattaaaaagtttcagATTCTAAGCCTAAGCCAAAATGCAGTGCCTGGCAAGTAGTTGATATTCAATTAATATATACTGAGTGAAGGAACCATTTTGGATAATAGATCTCTCTGAGACTctggtaaatctttttttttttttttaatgttttatttatttttgagacagagacagagcatgaacaggggaggggcagagagagagagggagacacagaatccgaaacaggttccaggctctgagttgtcagcacagagcctgatgtggggcttgaactcacagaccacgagatcatgacctgagccaaagtcggacgctcaactgactgagccacctaggcgcccgaGACTCTGGTAAATCTAAAGAACTCTATATATGGCCTACGCACAGTTTTGCATATAATTTAACAGGGTTCTTGAATCTCTAAATGCCATTCACCATTCAGTATAGAATCCTTGCTGATTCTTAAATTGTTTCCATTGCATTAATTCACTtccaaatgctattttttttggaaaagtactAGATCCTATAGAGGGTACCAAATGTAAAATATTGTGCTCTCGAGGAAGTTACGTTATACAATAGAGatctggctttttttgtttgtttgtttgtttgatctgGCTTAATAATATAACAGTGCCAGAGACATTGGATTCTTTGTGTGGTTTACATAATGATATGCCTGTATCCATTTGAGAAGATGAATTGCTTTTGAACTGGGGAGAACATCCATTTTGGGccatattcaaattaaaaaataatgttataatcTTAAAACTTAAATTAATTTACATAATGCTTTACATATTTCATACCCTTTACAATACTTTTAGAACTAAATAAGCTTATAGAGTAGGTCCCATTTTCTCCAACATTAAATTGAATGTGAGGGACTTGAGGCTCAGCAGTAGTGTTGTCCATCCCCAAGATTACCATAATAGTGCCAATCATCAGCAGTAGAATTTACTTCACCAATTTCAATTAGACTCTAAGTTCTGAGGAACTTAGACTCATGTGTGTCTCCTCAAGCTTTGTATAGTATCTGgtatacagcaggtgctcaaatAATAGCTTTCTGTGACTGAATTAAACCTAAAAAGGAAGTATTAGCTTAGAAATGTGCTTATTCAACAGCTGTTTATTAAACTCCTACTTTGTGCCAGTCACTGTGTTAGACACAGGAGATAAAGTGGTTAATACAATACAAGAGGTTAACAAGGCCTCACCTCAAGTTGCTCATAGTCTCTATTATCCATGTGTACAAAAACAACCAATCATGCAGTGTTGGTGCTATTTGACAATGTTGGTCTGCATAATTGTGAGGTTTATGCCCATGGATGCTGCTTGAGGTCTAAACTCCTAAGCCACTAATTAGGAAGAGGACATCTATTTCTATGTAATGTGTTTACGGAAGTGTAATTTTTTTGAGAGGTAAACTGCTTTCAGGTGTCTAGTGAAAGAAGTGGGCAAAGAGAAGCTTTTGTTCCCTTGAGTGGAGTGTGTGGAAGTTACCCTAGCTTCCTCATGGCCTCTGGATCGGAGCTATTTCCTGACCCCAATCCCAGGGTTGAACTTTTGGAATTTCTCTGAGTCCGTGCATAGGCCTCCTGGTGTAAGGTCTCATCTGGCTATTCTATGAAAATGGTTTAGAGTTGAGGGGACAATTGAAGAGCATGTGAgtcaaatggtttatttttttcgcTGCAATTCCTGCTGAAACAAAAAGATTTGGGGGATTTTAAGACTGTCCTTTCTAGGAATTCCTCACTGTGAACTTAGAACTAAGAAAACTATGAAGTGGCCTCCTCAttcaactctttatttttttaaacacggTTTCCTtagacatttgtttttctttgaaattaaaaagcctTCAGAATGCAAGAGACACTTGGCATAAAGAACCTTATTATTTACCACTGTGAATAGAATTGTTCTCCCATTCACGAAATGAGATGAAGTGCATCATTAGCTTCATAAAGATAAAGCTATCCTCTGGGCACCGTGATTCTTCAGTGTAGACACTCGCCCTTTAGATCAAGGGTAACAGGAAAAGTTCTTGCTCAgatcctttcttctccctccccacatACCTCCAATAATCCTGTTATGGATGCCTGCACTGCAAAGCGAGGCCCATAGTTATTTGGCATAGTTCCCTCCAAATTGAAGCTGTTCTGGTGTAACATTTCAGAGCAGCTGTGCCAAacattaaagtcttttttttttttttttttttttagtttttgcttgctAAGTATTCGAATGAGAGAAATTCATTACTATTTCCTCTTTCTGAGCTCTATCTACACTAGTGATGGGGAATTCAAGGAAGACAGGATGACAGAGAAGAGAACTATGAAGGTGtctgtttttttacttttgctaaTTTGGCAATTAAAAAACTTACAGTGTAATTTCTTTAGACTGTCACAGTATCCTCTATGTCATAATGGCCCCATTATCTAGTTTTATGAGGATGCTCATAGTTTTAAAATGGGTGCACAGATGTGGCCTTATCAAAACACCTGTGTCAAAAAGTTGCTTTAAAATATCGAATGTttagggcgcttgggtggctcggtcggttaagtgtccgacttcagctcaggtcatgatctcacggtccgtgagttcgagccccatgtcgggctctgtgctgaccgctcagagcctggagcctgtttcagattctgtgtctccctctctctctgcccctcccctgttcatgctctgtctctctctgtctcaaaaataaataaacatttaaaaaaatttaaaatatcgaATGTTTATTAAACTCCATTTTAGTGATaaattcattcaagaaaaatagactaaaaaaataGGCTAGACAttgatataaatggaaggaaatgtaCAGAAAGTTGAACAAGCATACCAAAAAACGTTGATTAGAAAATCCATGTCAAGCAGGAAGTGTTTTAGATTCCTGTCTTTgaccttttataaattttttgtcAACCAGTTAGATGAAGGAATAAAGGTATAAAATTCATTGTTATCTTATTCTTGGGCAACACCTATTTAGGAAGGGCAGCTAATTTTTGGAGGAcagaattaagttttaaattattgattCTCACCCTCTAACTCCCATTCCAGTGAACTGATAATAATGTTCAAGATGttaggacaaaaacaaaaaaaaaaacaaaaaaaaacaacaaaaacccaaccaaacaaaaacccaacaaaggAAGAGAGACCTGGATTTACAACACcttcttaggagaaaaaaaagtaatgttatCTATTGATTGGTAAATTTACCATGAGATAACTGTGTAACATGCCTGTTCTAAAAGTCAATTGAAATTAGATTACGTGAATAGGAATAAAGTGTGTGGAATGAGGGAGGTGACAGTACCACGGAGTCTGGAATATCAGTTGGTCAGATATTGGCAGAAGTCATATGATTGGTTCTGAATGCTGTACACCAAGAGTGATTCTAAAACCTGGAATAAAACAGAGAGGTATAAAAGGCtaagtggtgatggtggtggtggtagtactGTTTTATGAGAAAGTGTTAGAAATAGGACAAATGACAATATTTAAAGAGCTAGCATATGACCAAAGTGGATAGGGGTTATTCTGTAGAGTGTAGAGGGCATGGAAAATGAAAGTTACATGGAGAGAGAATTCAGAGGAACATAAGGAAGGACTGTTTGGCAGTTGGCAACTGTCCAAGAGTGGAATGTGTGCCTTGTATAAAAATGTGTCCTGTACACAGTGAAAACACCATGTAGAAATGACCATGTAGAGGCCTGCTTGATGAGTTTTTCAAGCACTGCTTCCGTGTTGGAACTCAGTCATAAAGAAAGCCAGAACAATGgtcaatgtttgttgaataaatgattttaaattctaAGATGATGACAATGAAAACACTCAACCATTATTTGTCAGTGAAGCACATTGTAGTTTTGTTCCTCGAAAGTCTCAGGAGTAGATgcaaaaggaagagacagaatagTGTATGATTTATATAGGGAGTGAAGAAGTATAGAGGTTAGCAGGAGGTCAGTTGGTATACAGTTGGTCAGTTGgcctaagaaaaaagagaagggctTAAAAAGGACACGAAGAACCCTGGAGATAAACATATTTTCCAGAAAGTGCACATTGGCATGTCTTCCTGAAAGGAGCGTTTACGCTGGAGTTGGGGAGACTTAGGATGGATTTAGCTAAATAGGCAGGTTAATTAAACTCGTGGTCATTTGTTCTCTTTCAGTAAAGCAAGGATAATAATTCTGAGCTATAGCTGATCACTATTAATAGATCTTACTAGAGTAGAGaaatgggagagaggaaaaattgGTGTGTGAATGCCCACACTTAGAAACAAGGGAGAAATGAATGCTCCTATCCACTAGTGCCTTCATATTTGTAACTAATGATGGGATCATAGACGGTATTGATAACTTTTCCCACTccccatttcatattttttgccCCCAGCCAGTGTCTGAGTTCATTGTGGTTCCTTACTTAGTGGGGTGGCTCAAATCTTTATTCCTAAGGAATCTGTGCTGTTACAGTCCTGCTTTTGTTGAGTGGCTGTTAACTTCTTACTAACTTTTACCATAAAATGTGGGAAGACGAAGTAACACTCTCGTGGATCTCTTCCATGCTAAAAATACTCCCCCTGCTTCTTTCCTGTTGTGTCAAGAGGTGTCCCAAGTAGCCAATGGTAATCTCAGGTTCCAGGACAATGTTGTATTGTTTGGTGGAATCACTTTTCCTTTGGGAATGAAGACTTCTAAGGCAAAAATGCCAAAAGTtgtagagaaaggaaagaaaaacattgctAGTGAATCATTAGCATTAATACGAGAAGAGCCATTTCTTTGTCTATCTTGTGATTCCTAGACTCATGAATTTTGGGTATAGGAGAAGCATCACTACACATTTACAGCTGATTCAAAGCATATCT is a window from the Felis catus isolate Fca126 chromosome D4, F.catus_Fca126_mat1.0, whole genome shotgun sequence genome containing:
- the DMRTA1 gene encoding doublesex- and mab-3-related transcription factor A1, translating into MEQSQCGGRDRSGSGRPHLAPELVAAAPPPPSPALPVPPGIPVPPTFLRPPSLFLRAAAAAAGSGGCAPAPGLERGVGAVGCGYPRTPKCARCRNHGVVSALKGHKRFCRWRDCACAKCTLIAERQRVMAAQVALRRQQAQEESEARGLQRFLYPGPCGPGGRTPGGGSRTENSQASSGRVAVTTLGLGALRHTDLATPAFQVVQPDDMEENQELKESKYESCQSGQEEPVSKSHQRTLGSSPKPNGVIGKQNIRPSISENSIKDDSIQPPHPGELSGGEESPRSLSSSDLESGNESEWAKDFTATRASLPTLSSRTRDPLDILTRIFPSYRRSRLEGILRFCKGDVVQAIEQVLNGKEHRPDTRDLASSGELANTAFQRASNFSLGGIGFGTLGNKSAFSPLQTTSASYGGDSHLYSLNPRLGINPLRLAYSSPGRGLSGFMSPYLTPGLVPALPFRPALDYAFSGMIRDSSYLPSKDSITGGRLYSRPNQDNL